The region ACGGAAGGCGTTGCATAATCTGGTGTCATGGTCGCGATGAAAATAAAATCCAATTCATCAGCTGCTAGCCTTGCTTGTGCTAACAAATCTTTAGCAACCATCACACACAATTCTTCCAAACTTTCAGATTCAACTAGATAACGTTGTTGAATCCCTGTCCGTGATTGAATCCACTCATCATTTGTTTCCAAATAACAAGCTAATTCTTGATTATTAACAACTCGTTTAGGGAGCGCTTTAGAGACTGCCCTTAATTTCATGTTAGTTCTCTTTTTAATCACTACCACTTCCTTTAATAATACTGTTCTAAGAATAAATGAAGATTTTTCAGGCCTTTAACTAAGGCTGCTTGTTCTGATTCTTCCATATCAGCTAAAGCTGACTCTACCATTTTTTTATGGAAGTGTTGGTGCGAACGATAAAATAAACGACCTCGATTTGTCAACTTTAACCTCACAACACGGCGATCTTTATCGTTACGTAGACGTTCAACGTATCCTTTTTTTTCTAGGTTGTTAATGGCTACAGTCAATGTCCCTACTGTGACAGATAATTCCTTTGCTACCTCACTAGATGTTTTTTCACCATGCAAGCCTATGGCATCAATTGTGTGCATTTCTTTAACTGACAAGTCATCAAATTCGCCTTTTTGTAATTCAGTTTCTTCAATTGTTAATATATCGTTAAAAACTGTTACTAAGTAATCATTGACTTGAGATAATTTATGATCCATCCATTTCTCCTCATCTCTTTTTATTACTTTGAACATCAAACCTTTTGATAATCAAAGTATATGTTGATAATCCAAAAAAAGCAACACTTTTTTTATATCTTTCTGATTTCCTTTATCCTCATAATAATTCCTACTATTAATTGGTTTAAAAATACGCAACACTTTTTTTCATAAAAAGGAGGTAATCTGTATTCACTTGGCATCGTTGCTTGTTTTTGACTGTTTTTGATTGTTAAAGAATGATAATGATGCTATTATATAATTAAGGAGGCGATTTTTTGCTCACTGAAGAACGTCAAAAATATATATTAGAACAATTATCACATCAAAAAATTATAAAAACTCAGACTTTAGTAACTAAATTAGATGCATCAGAATCAACAATTAGAAGAGACTTACAAGAAATGGAAGCCGCTGGCTTGTTAAAAAGAATTCACGGTGGTGCCAAGCAACTAATGAAGTTAGATACAGAACCAGATATGCTGGAAAAATCGTCTAAAAACCTTCATGAAAAACAAATAATCGCAAAGTATGCATCAGACTTAGTCAAAAATGGCGATTTTATTTACCTCGATGCTGGGACTTCAACTTATGAAATGATCCCCTTTCTGAAAGGAAAAGAGATTCATGTTATTACCAATTCGGTCTATCATGCAAATGCATTAGTTAATTTATCTATACCGACAATGATTATCGGTGGCACAATACGATTAAAAACCAAAGCTGTTATCAATGCTTTTAGCGTACAACAATTAGAATTGTTACGTTTTGATAAAGCCTTTTTAGGGATTAACGGTGTTGACGCCAACGCTGGTTTGACAACACCGGATCCTGATGAAGCAATTATGAAAAGTACGGCAATACAACAGAGTGAACAACTGATTGTTTTAGCTGATGCTTCCAAATTTAATAAAGTATCATTTGCTAAAGTAGCTGAGATCGATGCAGGTCTAATTCTTACTAATAGTTTGCCTGAAGAAGATCATGCTATTTATACACAACTAACAACAATAAAGGAGCTTGTCTTATGATTTATACCGTTACTCTAAACCCCTCAATCGATTATATCGTCCGTGTGACTGATATTGAATTAGGTCAATTAAACCGTGCTGACTCACAAGACAAATACCCTGGTGGTAAAGGGATTAATGTTTCTCGTATCTTACAACGTTTAGGTACTCCAACAACTTCACTAGGTTTTATTGGTGGTTTTACAGGTGATTTTATTCAAAAAACTTTACAGAATGAAGGAATTATTTGTGATTTCACTACGATTAAGTCCGATACCAGAATCAATATTAAGTTAAAAGCGACTTCCGAAACTGAAATAAACGGACAAGGTCCTCACTTAAACACACAAGACATACATGATTTAAAAGAAAAACTTTCTAGGATTCAAGCTGGAGATATTGTCGTTTTAGCAGGTAGTCTCCCTACTCAATTACCAATTGATTTTTATAATCAACTAATCGAGATTATCAAAGAAAAACAAGCCGACTTTGTGATTGACACAACTGGGGATAGTTTATTAAAAGCCCTTGTACACCAACCGCTTTTAATAAAACCAAATCACAATGAGCTAGCGGAAATCTTTCAGACTCAGTTCACTTCGGTGACTGACATATTGCCTTACGGCCAAAAATTATTGGATATGGGAGCACAAAATGTCCTGGTGTCAATGGGTAAAGATGGTGCATTGCTCTTCACTTCCGATGGCAATTACCGCTCCACTCCAATCGAGGGTACTTTAAAAAATTCGGTAGGTGCTGGAGACTCCATGGTAGCTGGCTTTATTAGCCAACTTGCTTTTGATCGCCAAAACATTAAAGAAGCTTTCACTTATGGAGTAGCCTGTGGCAGTGCAACTGCTTTTTCAGATGATTTAGCTACAACTACAGCTATTAAACAGTTACTTAAGACAGTTAAACTAACAAAAATTGCCTAACAAATCAAAGGAGACTACTATGAAAATTACAGACTTACTATCGCCAAATGTAATGATTTTAAATCTAAAAGGAACAACAAAACATAGTGTAATTGAGGAAATGGTTGAAGAACTTGCCAAAAATAATCGTATTACTGATTCTGAATTATTTAAAACTGGGATTTTAGCACGTGAAGCGCAAACTTCAACTGGACTAGGTGATGGTATAGCCATGCCTCATGCTAAAAATGCTGCTGTAAAAAAAGCGACCGTTCTTTTTGCTAAAAGTCATGCTGGGGTTGACTATGATGCCCTTGACGGTCAACCTACTTATCTATTCTTTATGATTGCTGCACCAGAAGGAGCAAATGATACTCATCTACAAGCATTGGCGGGATTATCACGCTTACTAATGAAATCAGAGTTTACTGCGAAACTAAAAGATATTGAAACCGCCGAAGAAGTTTATGCTCTTTTTTCAGAAGCCGAGCGGGATGATGAAGAATCGGCGCAACAAAATACGGAAGTAATCGAGCCCTTAACAGAGGATCAACCATTTGTCGTAGCTGTCACAGCTTGTCCTACAGGGATTGCTCATACTTATATGGCTGAAGATGCTTTAAAAACCAAAGCCAAAGAAATGGGCATTGCTATCAAAGTAGAAACAAATGGTTCAGATGGAATTAAACACGCTTTAACAAGTGAAGAGATTTCACGGGCTAAGGGCGTTATTGTCGCAGCAGACAAACAGGTTGAAATGGCACGTTTTGCCGGAAAACCTGTATTAAATCGTCCTGTCAGCGACGGGATTAGAAAAACAGAAGAACTATTAACTAAAGCTAGTCTTGGAGAGGCACCTCTCTATCAAAGCAGTGAAACAACAAATACAAAAGAAACCGAAAATTCAAGTGGCTCGATTGGTTCACAAATCTACAAACATTTAATGAATGGTGTGAGCAACATGCTTCCTTTTGTAATCGGTGGCGGAATTGTGATTGCCCTAGCCTTTATGCTAGATCAAGGGATGGGTGTTCCACAAACTGAGTTGGCTAATTTAGGAAGTTATAATTTCATTCCAAGTCAATTAAAAATGGTTGGAGACGCAGCCTTTAGCTTTATGTTACCAATCTTAGCTGGATTTATCGCATCAAGTATTGCTGATCGTCCGGGATTAGTTGCCGGATTTGTTGCTGGAGCCTTAGCAGCTTCTGGAGGAGCTGGTTTCTTAGGCGCATTAATTGGTGGGTTTGTTGCTGGATATGTCTTAATTTTCTTAAAAAAACTATTAGCTAAGTTACCACAATCGCTAGCTGGAATTAGAACCATATTATTTTATCCAGTCTTAGGTGTCTTGATTACTGGGGCTTTAATGTTATTAATAAATATTCCCATGCAAGCTGTCAATACTGGCTTGAATAATTTTTTAAATAACTTATCTGGTGTCAATGCAGCTTTATTAGGTGCATTACTAGCCGGTATGATGTCAGTTGATCTAGGTGGTCCTGTTAATAAAGCAGCGTACGTTTTTGGAACTGGTACACTTGCTACAACAGTTGCAAGTGGCGGTAGCACTGTTATGGCAGCGGTCATGGCAGGCGGTATGGTCCCTCCTTTAGCTATTTTTATTGCAACATTGTTATTTAAAAATAAATTTTCTGAAAAAGACCAACAAGCTGGTCTCACTAATCTTGTAATGGGTGCTTCTTTTATTACAGAAGGTGCGATTCCCTTTGCTGCTGCTGATCCTTTAAGAACCATTCCTGCTTTTGTAGTCGGATCAGCTATTACCGGTAGTTTAGTCAGTAATTTAGGCATAAAATTAATGGCACCACATGGTGGAATTTTTGTTATTCTATTGGTTAATCGTCCTCTACTATATATTGGCTTTATTATCTTAGGAGCCTTTATCAGTGCCTTCATTTTAGGCGCT is a window of Vagococcus intermedius DNA encoding:
- a CDS encoding PTS fructose transporter subunit IIABC yields the protein MKITDLLSPNVMILNLKGTTKHSVIEEMVEELAKNNRITDSELFKTGILAREAQTSTGLGDGIAMPHAKNAAVKKATVLFAKSHAGVDYDALDGQPTYLFFMIAAPEGANDTHLQALAGLSRLLMKSEFTAKLKDIETAEEVYALFSEAERDDEESAQQNTEVIEPLTEDQPFVVAVTACPTGIAHTYMAEDALKTKAKEMGIAIKVETNGSDGIKHALTSEEISRAKGVIVAADKQVEMARFAGKPVLNRPVSDGIRKTEELLTKASLGEAPLYQSSETTNTKETENSSGSIGSQIYKHLMNGVSNMLPFVIGGGIVIALAFMLDQGMGVPQTELANLGSYNFIPSQLKMVGDAAFSFMLPILAGFIASSIADRPGLVAGFVAGALAASGGAGFLGALIGGFVAGYVLIFLKKLLAKLPQSLAGIRTILFYPVLGVLITGALMLLINIPMQAVNTGLNNFLNNLSGVNAALLGALLAGMMSVDLGGPVNKAAYVFGTGTLATTVASGGSTVMAAVMAGGMVPPLAIFIATLLFKNKFSEKDQQAGLTNLVMGASFITEGAIPFAAADPLRTIPAFVVGSAITGSLVSNLGIKLMAPHGGIFVILLVNRPLLYIGFIILGAFISAFILGAIRKPVPN
- the pfkB gene encoding 1-phosphofructokinase produces the protein MIYTVTLNPSIDYIVRVTDIELGQLNRADSQDKYPGGKGINVSRILQRLGTPTTSLGFIGGFTGDFIQKTLQNEGIICDFTTIKSDTRINIKLKATSETEINGQGPHLNTQDIHDLKEKLSRIQAGDIVVLAGSLPTQLPIDFYNQLIEIIKEKQADFVIDTTGDSLLKALVHQPLLIKPNHNELAEIFQTQFTSVTDILPYGQKLLDMGAQNVLVSMGKDGALLFTSDGNYRSTPIEGTLKNSVGAGDSMVAGFISQLAFDRQNIKEAFTYGVACGSATAFSDDLATTTAIKQLLKTVKLTKIA
- a CDS encoding DeoR/GlpR family DNA-binding transcription regulator; this translates as MLTEERQKYILEQLSHQKIIKTQTLVTKLDASESTIRRDLQEMEAAGLLKRIHGGAKQLMKLDTEPDMLEKSSKNLHEKQIIAKYASDLVKNGDFIYLDAGTSTYEMIPFLKGKEIHVITNSVYHANALVNLSIPTMIIGGTIRLKTKAVINAFSVQQLELLRFDKAFLGINGVDANAGLTTPDPDEAIMKSTAIQQSEQLIVLADASKFNKVSFAKVAEIDAGLILTNSLPEEDHAIYTQLTTIKELVL
- the fabT gene encoding fatty acid biosynthesis transcriptional regulator FabT, producing MDHKLSQVNDYLVTVFNDILTIEETELQKGEFDDLSVKEMHTIDAIGLHGEKTSSEVAKELSVTVGTLTVAINNLEKKGYVERLRNDKDRRVVRLKLTNRGRLFYRSHQHFHKKMVESALADMEESEQAALVKGLKNLHLFLEQYY